The DNA sequence CCTGCTCGCCGCGCTCGCCGCCCCGCCGCTGATCAAGCTCGGGGTCGAGCCGATCGCCGCGCACATGTATGTGCTGTATTTCGGCATGCTTTCCATGATCACGCCGCCGGTCGCGATTGCCGCCTTTACTGCCGCGAACCTGTCGGGCGCCGGGCCGATGGCGACGGCGCTGAGCGCGGTGCGGTTCGGCTGGCCGGCCTATGTCGTGCCGTTCCTGTTCGTACTGTCGCCGACCCTGCTGATGCAGGGCGACGCCGTCTCCGTGCTGCTGGCGGCGGCCACCGCGGTCCTCGGCGTCGCGGCGGTGACGAGCGCGCTGGCGGGCTACGCGCTGAAGCCGTTGGGCCCGGCCGCGCGCCTCGCGATCGGCGCCGCCGGCCTCGCCCTGCTCCTGCCGCCGGAGGCCTTCGCCGAAGCCGGCTGGATCAACCTGGCCGGCGCCGCCGTCCTGGCGCTCGGTCTGCTGCTGTCGATCTTGCCGCGCCGAGCGAGCGCCAGCTGACTGCCTTCGGCCACAGACCGGTACATTTCTTTGCGGTCCTGCGCGCTATGACTCTCGATCCGTCTGCATGTCGCCGCGCTTGACGGGATTCCGCCGCTATATCAGTATCTGATATTATCTGACATAAATTCAGGCCGCAAACATGCCGAACGTCCACCTTACCAAACCGATGGAATCCTACGTTCACGGCCAGATCGAGTCCGGCGCTTACGCCAACGTGAGCGAGGTCGTGCGGGCGGGAATCCGGCTTCTGATGGAACGCGACGGCGCGCGCCAGTTCTACGCGCTGAAAGCGGATCTCGAAGCGGCCGTGCGCGAGGCGGAAGCCGGCGGATTCAGCGACTTCGATCCCGCCGCCTACGAGCCGGAGGCAGGCAGCCGGTAGCTGCAACGCGATGACGATCCGGCTGTCCCAGCTTGCCCAGCACGACCTCGACGATATCCGTCGCTATACCCTCGAAACCTGGGGCCGCAACCAGTGGTTGACCTACTACCGCGGCCTGGTGCGGACCTTCGAATCGATCGCCGCCGACCCGGACGGCGGACGGGACCGCAGCCTTTTCGCGGCCGGCCTGCGCTCGGTGAATTACCGGCGGCATGTCGTCTTCTTTGCCCGCATTGCCGCTGCCGGCGGTGAGCCGGTCATCCTGCGCATCGTCCATCAGCGCCGCAACATGCCGGCCCTGACGTATTACGAGGATGTCGGCGACTGAGACTTCGCCGCGCCTTGTCGGCGCGACGGGCGTCCCCACCTGCGATCCGATCCCGGCAGCGCATCCCGGCACCGCCTAAATCTCCGGCCAATCGACGCCTTCATCCGCCAGAATTTCGCGCAGTCCGGCGACCAGCCGGGCAAGACCGGCCTCTGTCCCGGCTTCGCAGCGCAACGACAGGGCGGCCTGGGTGTTCGACGCCCGCAGCAGCCACCAGCCGTCTTCGATCTGCGCGCGGACGCCGTCGATGGCGACGAATTCCGCGGCCTGCGCTTCGAGCCGCGCGCGGACCGCCTCGACGATGGCGAATTTCCGCGCCTCCTCCACCCCGACACGGATTTCCGGCGTGTTGAAGACGGGCGGCAGGGCGGCGCGGAAGGCCGAGAGCGGCGCCGGATCGCCCGCCATGAGGCGGAGCAGGCGCACCGCGGCGTAGAGCGCGTCGTCAAAACCGTAGTAGCGGTCGGCGAAGAACATATGGCCGCTCATCTCGCCGGCCATCGGCGCGCCGGTTTCCCGCATCCGGTTTCTGATGAGGGAATGGCCGGTCCGGTACATTTCGGGCGCGCCGCCGAGCCGGGCCACCTCGTCGAAAAGGACCCGGCTCGCCTTGACGTCG is a window from the Rhodospirillaceae bacterium genome containing:
- a CDS encoding type II toxin-antitoxin system RelE/ParE family toxin, encoding MTIRLSQLAQHDLDDIRRYTLETWGRNQWLTYYRGLVRTFESIAADPDGGRDRSLFAAGLRSVNYRRHVVFFARIAAAGGEPVILRIVHQRRNMPALTYYEDVGD
- a CDS encoding type II toxin-antitoxin system ParD family antitoxin; this encodes MPNVHLTKPMESYVHGQIESGAYANVSEVVRAGIRLLMERDGARQFYALKADLEAAVREAEAGGFSDFDPAAYEPEAGSR